The proteins below come from a single Ignavibacteriota bacterium genomic window:
- a CDS encoding KpsF/GutQ family sugar-phosphate isomerase, with amino-acid sequence MDHSNTIESGRTVVRIEARALATLERRIDDSFAAAVELIFASDGRVVVTGVGKSGLIARKIVATFNSTGTPAIFLHPADAIHGDLGMVRSEDVVIILSKSGNTEEIKNIYPLFKQIGVRIIAIVGATDSFLGSTADVVLDGSVEEEACPHDLAPTASTTVALALGDALAIALLEKREFTPEDFAFYHPGGNLGKRLLLRLAEIMLKGDAVPVVHENVPLGTAIIEMTSKRLGATCVVDDDGVLLGIITDGDLRRLLEKQSDVHNVVARDAMTRNPKTIMSQALASSALEIMEQYKITQLIVLDTRRQPVGIVHLHDLIQLGLKG; translated from the coding sequence CGCTCGAGCGCCGCATCGACGATTCCTTCGCCGCCGCCGTCGAACTCATCTTTGCCAGCGACGGTCGCGTCGTTGTGACGGGAGTGGGCAAGAGCGGACTCATCGCGCGGAAAATCGTCGCGACGTTCAATTCCACCGGCACGCCCGCCATCTTCCTGCACCCCGCCGACGCGATTCACGGCGACCTCGGCATGGTGCGCAGCGAGGATGTTGTGATCATCCTCTCGAAAAGCGGCAACACCGAGGAGATCAAGAACATCTATCCCCTCTTCAAACAGATCGGTGTGCGTATCATCGCGATCGTCGGCGCGACGGATTCCTTCCTCGGAAGCACCGCCGACGTGGTGCTCGACGGCAGCGTCGAGGAGGAGGCCTGTCCGCACGATCTGGCACCGACGGCGTCAACCACTGTCGCGCTCGCATTGGGAGACGCGCTCGCCATCGCCCTCCTCGAGAAGCGCGAATTCACGCCCGAGGATTTTGCGTTCTACCACCCGGGCGGGAATCTCGGCAAACGTCTGCTCCTGCGCCTCGCGGAGATCATGCTGAAGGGCGACGCCGTGCCCGTCGTGCACGAGAACGTTCCGCTCGGCACCGCGATCATCGAGATGACCAGCAAACGGCTCGGCGCCACCTGCGTGGTGGACGACGACGGCGTGCTGCTCGGCATCATCACCGACGGCGATCTGCGACGGCTGCTCGAGAAACAGTCCGACGTACACAATGTGGTGGCGCGCGACGCCATGACCCGCAATCCGAAGACGATCATGTCGCAAGCGCTCGCAAGCTCGGCCCTCGAAATCATGGAGCAGTACAAGATCACGCAGCTCATCGTGCTCGACACGCGCCGCCAGCCGGTGGGCATCGTGCATTTGCACGACCTGATTCAGCTCGGCCTGAAAGGGTAG
- a CDS encoding septum formation initiator family protein yields MASFGYREHSEPTAFIKLLKNRKLTILVGIASVAVLLVMFSNKGLLRRVMLESELREKETRIAELQQDLATLEKRKTLLLHDRKTIERVARETYGMIRPGELVYRVRPAEPQSVE; encoded by the coding sequence ATGGCGTCGTTCGGATATCGTGAGCATAGCGAACCCACCGCGTTTATCAAGCTTCTTAAAAACCGGAAGCTCACGATACTCGTCGGTATCGCGAGTGTCGCCGTGCTGCTCGTGATGTTCAGCAACAAGGGATTGCTGCGGCGTGTGATGCTCGAGAGCGAATTGCGCGAGAAGGAAACACGCATCGCGGAGTTGCAGCAGGACCTCGCGACGCTCGAGAAGCGCAAGACGCTGCTGTTGCACGACCGCAAGACGATCGAACGTGTCGCGCGCGAAACGTACGGGATGATCCGTCCCGGAGAATTAGTGTATCGCGTCCGTCCCGCGGAGCCGCAGTCCGTCGAATGA
- a CDS encoding bifunctional homocysteine S-methyltransferase/methylenetetrahydrofolate reductase — MPRKPFLSALESRVVLFDGGMGTELYNRGVFINKCFEELNLTNPGLVAQVHAEYRDAGADVIESNTYGASRHKLEAHGLLDRLYDINLAGARLAREAAGDEGYAAGSIGPLGLQIEPLGPLSREEAREMFKEQVRPLLEGGVDLFILETFIVHEELQQAVRAVRELCDLPIIAQMTINDDANALTGAEAEVMVGELEAVGADVIGVNCTVGPNVMLSWLERVRGLTELPISVMPNAGKPRNIDGRNMYLTSPEYLGEFAKRYIQAGANVIGGCCGTRPEHIRRMRDAVAVYSPMARTTRTELRGFEKPRDVEVTPLEEKSRLARRLNDKHFVTFVELLAPRGVSAEKEIESARKMYFYGVDVINIPDGPRASARMSALSLAVQIQREVGIETVLHYACRDRNVIGIQSDLLGAHALGLRNILAVTGDPPKLGNYPDATAVFDVDSIGLVNILARLNHGLDIAGNPIGAPTSLHIGVGVNPGATNLDQELRRLDWKVDAGAEFIVTQPVFDLDVFFSFARRVEHLHLPLIAGVWPLASLRNAEFMNNEVPGCSVPDSIMARMRAHQDSKEAGRAEGIAIARETLALMRPAIAGVQISAPFGRVDAVVDILS; from the coding sequence ATGCCACGAAAACCCTTCCTGAGCGCCCTCGAATCACGCGTCGTGTTATTCGACGGCGGCATGGGCACCGAGCTGTACAACCGCGGCGTGTTCATCAACAAGTGTTTCGAGGAACTGAACCTCACGAATCCGGGCCTCGTGGCGCAGGTACATGCCGAATACCGCGACGCCGGCGCCGACGTGATCGAGTCCAACACCTACGGTGCCTCGCGCCACAAACTCGAGGCCCACGGGCTGCTCGACCGTCTGTACGACATCAACCTTGCAGGCGCGCGCCTCGCCCGCGAAGCCGCGGGTGACGAAGGATATGCAGCCGGTTCGATAGGACCTCTCGGTCTGCAAATCGAACCTCTCGGACCGCTATCGCGCGAAGAGGCGCGAGAGATGTTCAAGGAACAGGTCCGCCCTCTCCTCGAAGGCGGCGTTGATCTCTTTATCCTCGAGACGTTTATCGTGCACGAGGAATTGCAGCAGGCCGTGCGTGCCGTGCGCGAACTCTGCGACCTCCCCATCATCGCGCAGATGACGATCAACGACGACGCGAACGCGCTGACAGGCGCCGAGGCCGAGGTGATGGTCGGAGAACTCGAAGCCGTCGGCGCCGATGTGATTGGCGTGAATTGCACCGTCGGACCGAACGTCATGCTCTCGTGGCTCGAGCGCGTGCGCGGGCTCACCGAACTCCCCATCTCCGTCATGCCCAACGCGGGGAAACCGCGCAACATCGACGGACGCAACATGTATCTCACGTCGCCCGAGTACCTCGGCGAATTCGCGAAGCGCTACATACAGGCTGGCGCCAATGTGATCGGCGGCTGCTGCGGGACGCGTCCCGAGCACATCCGGCGCATGCGCGACGCCGTCGCGGTGTACTCGCCCATGGCCCGCACGACGCGCACCGAACTTCGCGGCTTCGAAAAACCCAGGGACGTCGAAGTCACGCCCCTCGAGGAGAAGTCGCGCCTGGCGCGTCGCCTCAACGACAAACATTTTGTCACCTTCGTCGAATTGCTCGCGCCGCGCGGCGTGTCCGCCGAGAAGGAAATCGAGAGCGCGCGCAAGATGTATTTCTACGGTGTCGATGTGATCAATATCCCCGACGGACCGCGGGCCAGCGCGCGTATGTCGGCGCTTTCGCTCGCCGTGCAAATACAGCGCGAGGTCGGCATAGAAACCGTCCTGCACTATGCCTGTCGCGACAGGAATGTGATCGGCATTCAGTCCGACCTCCTCGGCGCACACGCACTCGGACTCCGCAACATTCTCGCGGTGACGGGGGATCCGCCCAAGCTCGGTAATTATCCCGACGCCACCGCCGTGTTTGATGTCGATTCGATCGGCCTGGTCAACATCCTTGCGCGGCTGAATCACGGACTCGACATCGCAGGCAATCCCATCGGCGCACCCACCTCCCTGCACATCGGTGTCGGCGTAAATCCGGGAGCGACGAACCTCGACCAGGAACTGCGCCGCCTTGATTGGAAGGTGGATGCCGGCGCAGAGTTTATCGTGACACAACCCGTTTTCGACCTCGACGTGTTTTTTTCCTTTGCGCGTCGCGTCGAACATCTCCACCTTCCCTTGATCGCCGGAGTCTGGCCCCTCGCGTCGCTGCGAAACGCCGAGTTCATGAATAATGAAGTGCCCGGATGCAGCGTGCCTGATTCCATCATGGCCCGTATGCGGGCACATCAGGATTCAAAGGAGGCGGGACGCGCCGAAGGTATCGCCATCGCGCGCGAAACGCTTGCACTCATGCGCCCCGCCATCGCGGGAGTGCAGATTTCCGCCCCCTTCGGGAGAGTGGACGCGGTGGTGGACATCCTGTCCTGA
- a CDS encoding ROK family protein, giving the protein MTVIGIDIGGTSIKGALVDAASRKILSQTAQPTCADEGLDRVVGQIHKVVAALLALPGGAESRGIGIGVPGSVDVARGLVLHPPNLRGWEEVPLGALIADAWALPVSLDNDANCAALGEATFGAGSGIRDFIALTLGTGVGSGIILDGRIHHGARGYGGEFGHMTIDYNGPMCGCGNYGCVEAYVGNSYIVARARADIAAHPESALYAVAMQHPEDVTPKLIAEAAQSGDSCAQRVLYDTGDKLGVAIASAANLLDVTTFIIGGGVSAAGAPLFDGIMSGARTRVLRVHRDDLRILPAALGNDAGVLGAASLVLTAG; this is encoded by the coding sequence ATGACCGTCATTGGTATCGACATCGGCGGCACGAGTATCAAGGGTGCTCTTGTCGATGCAGCATCGCGAAAGATTCTTTCGCAGACCGCGCAGCCGACATGTGCGGACGAAGGTCTCGATCGTGTTGTGGGCCAGATACACAAGGTTGTTGCGGCGCTGTTGGCATTGCCCGGCGGGGCGGAATCGCGGGGCATCGGCATAGGCGTGCCCGGCTCCGTCGACGTCGCGCGCGGACTCGTTCTGCATCCGCCGAATTTGCGCGGCTGGGAAGAGGTGCCCCTCGGCGCGCTCATCGCAGACGCTTGGGCGTTGCCCGTGTCGCTTGACAACGATGCGAACTGCGCCGCGCTTGGTGAAGCCACCTTCGGCGCGGGAAGCGGGATACGGGATTTTATCGCGCTGACCCTGGGTACCGGTGTCGGATCCGGCATCATTCTCGACGGCCGCATCCATCACGGCGCGCGCGGGTACGGCGGCGAATTCGGTCACATGACCATCGATTACAACGGGCCGATGTGCGGCTGCGGCAATTACGGCTGCGTGGAGGCGTATGTCGGCAATTCGTACATCGTCGCGCGCGCGCGCGCCGACATCGCGGCGCATCCCGAATCCGCGCTCTATGCCGTGGCGATGCAGCACCCCGAGGATGTGACACCAAAACTCATCGCCGAAGCGGCGCAGTCGGGAGATTCATGCGCCCAGCGGGTGCTGTACGATACGGGCGACAAGCTCGGCGTCGCCATTGCCTCCGCGGCGAATCTGCTCGATGTCACGACCTTCATCATCGGCGGCGGCGTGTCGGCGGCCGGCGCGCCGCTCTTCGACGGAATCATGTCGGGCGCCCGCACACGTGTCCTGCGTGTGCATCGCGACGATCTCCGCATCCTGCCCGCGGCTCTTGGAA